A single window of Flagellimonas maritima DNA harbors:
- a CDS encoding TonB-dependent receptor, whose translation MRCILFLLTVMPFTVLCQSISIEGSIKYGKRPIEFANIYIESTLDGSSSDKNGFFSFTTEAKGEVILVISSLGYKTVEKKLLLQDEGIVLEIFLEEEENQLDEIVISAGTFEASEKKAGTIFKPIDIVSNAAAGADVFSALQTLPGVSNVGDQTGIFVRGGEATETRTFIDGAFVTNPFFNSVPEIPARGRFDPFLFQGTIFNTGGYSAEYGQALSSVILLNTQDLPKNDIFSFDLNIAGLGGSITRKLSERTSFSGKIGYTNLAALFDIVPQNREWVTFPNNVEGSFFLKHQNKNDGIFKTYIQYQNGRIGLELPNATDETGGSQLQNSNQNLFFNNSFDGFIGNNWKALFVGAISYDDEETTLENDIFGSKEFLAQSRITLKKDISSSFVLKAGGEFNVSEGTFSFNEESTTVKNALSAIYVESDFKKNRVISSRLGLRGEYNSILDAWNLAPRASISAKVGKSSSFSLAYGNFYQTPGPEVLREQIENLDYENSQHLILNYQFKSKDQALRIEGYIKDYSSLIRERTGEVFENTGFGYARGIDFFWKDEKSITNLTYWISYSYLDSKRFFEDYPVEATPTFVAEHTGNLIANYKIGNTIKLGTSYTYSSGRPYLNPNNSVFLGDRTPDFHNINFNGSLLTTLFGDLTIFYASLRNPLNFKQVFSYRYSDDGSSRTAVDPSSNWSFFVGMIINYN comes from the coding sequence ATGAGGTGTATTTTATTTCTCTTGACTGTTATGCCTTTCACCGTTCTATGCCAGTCAATTTCAATTGAGGGTAGCATCAAATATGGAAAAAGACCCATCGAATTTGCTAATATTTATATTGAATCGACTTTGGATGGTAGCTCCTCAGATAAAAATGGGTTTTTTAGTTTTACGACAGAGGCAAAGGGAGAGGTTATTTTGGTAATCAGTAGTTTAGGCTACAAAACTGTTGAAAAAAAACTTTTACTGCAGGATGAAGGAATTGTTCTTGAAATTTTTTTGGAAGAAGAAGAAAACCAGTTGGATGAAATTGTCATTTCTGCAGGAACCTTTGAGGCAAGTGAAAAAAAGGCAGGAACTATATTCAAGCCGATCGATATCGTTAGCAATGCAGCCGCTGGAGCCGATGTTTTTTCTGCACTACAAACTTTACCAGGTGTAAGCAACGTTGGCGATCAAACGGGAATATTTGTAAGGGGCGGCGAGGCGACCGAGACCAGAACTTTTATTGATGGCGCATTTGTAACCAACCCTTTCTTCAATAGTGTTCCGGAAATTCCAGCCAGAGGGCGTTTTGACCCTTTTTTATTTCAGGGAACAATCTTTAATACTGGGGGCTATTCCGCGGAGTATGGCCAAGCCTTATCCTCAGTGATTTTGCTAAACACACAGGATTTACCAAAAAACGATATATTCTCATTTGATCTTAACATCGCAGGTCTAGGGGGTTCAATTACTCGGAAATTGTCCGAAAGAACATCATTTTCAGGTAAAATAGGTTACACAAATCTGGCGGCCTTATTCGATATTGTACCTCAGAATAGAGAATGGGTCACTTTTCCAAATAATGTAGAAGGAAGCTTTTTTTTGAAACATCAGAATAAGAATGACGGTATATTCAAAACTTACATCCAGTATCAAAATGGAAGGATAGGACTTGAACTACCAAACGCAACTGATGAAACAGGGGGGTCACAGCTCCAGAACAGCAACCAAAACCTTTTTTTCAACAATTCGTTCGACGGATTTATCGGAAATAACTGGAAGGCTCTGTTTGTAGGCGCAATTAGTTATGATGATGAGGAAACTACTTTGGAGAACGATATTTTTGGCTCAAAAGAATTTCTTGCCCAAAGCAGAATAACTCTTAAAAAAGACATTAGTTCTAGTTTTGTTTTGAAGGCAGGAGGCGAGTTCAATGTTTCTGAAGGTACTTTTTCCTTTAATGAGGAGTCAACAACAGTAAAAAATGCTCTTTCGGCCATTTATGTAGAATCTGATTTTAAAAAAAATAGGGTAATTTCCAGTAGATTGGGTCTTAGAGGAGAATATAATTCGATATTGGATGCATGGAACCTAGCTCCAAGGGCCTCTATTTCTGCTAAAGTGGGAAAATCTTCCTCATTTTCGCTTGCTTATGGAAATTTTTATCAAACTCCTGGACCAGAAGTGCTAAGGGAACAGATAGAAAACCTTGATTATGAAAATTCCCAACATTTGATTTTGAACTATCAATTTAAATCTAAAGACCAAGCCCTGAGAATTGAAGGGTACATTAAAGACTATTCATCATTGATCAGGGAAAGGACCGGAGAAGTTTTTGAAAATACGGGATTTGGATATGCAAGAGGTATAGATTTTTTTTGGAAAGATGAAAAGTCCATAACCAATTTAACCTATTGGATATCTTACTCTTATTTAGATTCAAAAAGATTTTTTGAAGATTACCCTGTTGAGGCCACGCCAACCTTTGTTGCTGAACATACAGGCAATTTGATAGCGAATTATAAAATTGGGAATACTATAAAACTGGGCACTTCGTATACCTATAGTTCTGGACGGCCGTACCTAAATCCTAACAATTCTGTATTTTTAGGAGATAGAACACCAGACTTTCACAATATTAATTTCAATGGAAGCCTTCTAACGACCTTATTTGGAGATCTAACAATTTTTTACGCCTCTTTGAGAAATCCCTTAAACTTTAAGCAGGTGTTTAGTTATCGGTATTCTGATGATGGTTCTTCAAGGACTGCTGTAGATCCTTCAAGCAATTGGTCTTTCTTCGTAGGAATGATTATTAATTACAATTGA